CCTCGCGTGTTTTGCCATCGTCCTTACAGGATTCTGCCTTTGGGACACTGTTCTTTTCGCATGGCACAGCTGGTGCCTGGGGTGACACGTAGCATTTTCTCACATAGACAGGCTGCTCCAGGTTGTTAGGATGGTGACAGACAATCTCATAAGTGGTAGCATTGGGATCATTCAGGTTCTGGATTACATGGATCAAGTACGCGATGGTCTGAGGCTCGCAGGGACCAGGGAGGACCTGAACCTCTGGATGTATGTCAGGGTCAGAAGGGATATAACGGACCCTCATATCGGTAACAGATGAAATTTCTCCAGGGGGACAGAGGTCTCCACTATCAACATCAACTGTTTGGTAGAGGCTTGttgtttcctcctctttctggGCCTCCCGTTCTTCTCTGGGGGCTCCTCGCTCTTCCCTCTTGCGAGTGAGGTGGCTTCGGCGATGGTGGACNNNNNNNNNNGACCTCGGTGGTCTCGCGCGTCCTTTCGTACCTCACGGCTTCGCGGCTTCTCCTTCTATCTTGTTCATCATCTTGTTGCAGACTACATTCTGTTTCATACACTTCTTTTGGGCGTCTCTTTGGCTGATCGTTTCTCTTTGCATCATCTTCTTCTTCACACTTCTGTACCTGATATTTGTCTCTCTGATTTTCTCTGTATTGAGTCTCATCttgttcctcttcttcttcacaGACAGTTTCGCTTTGCTCATATTTCTCCAAGTATGTGTTGTCCAGTTCTAGCGGTTCCTCGATATATGACTGATGTGGCCTTTCTGAATCCAGGCATTCAGGCTCATAACGCTGGCGGCGGCTTTGTTCAAGTGCTTTTTGTTCCAGCTCACGTAGGTGGTTGTGGCTTCTTTCATCTGTGAGTAATTCCTGCTTACCTGGTCGGTTGTGACTTCCCCTATCTGCTTCTTCTGGTTCATGTGGCCAACGACCTCTTCCTCCATTTGCCACTGCTTGTTGGTGTTGTGGCTGATGGTTTCTTTGATCATATGCTGGTAGTGCTGGCTCACGTGGCTGGTGGCCACTCCACTGGTCTGGCAGGGGTTTTGGTTCACAGGGATGTCTGTGACTCTTCACGTCTGCAAGTTGTTCTGGTTGTGGCCCCTCTCGGTTTTGTCTCTCATCTGCCCATGGTCTAGGCTGACGTGCCTTCGAGCTGCCGCACTTGCGGTGTTGTAAATCTTCTAGCCTGTCCTGCTCAGGTGGCTGACGTCTTCTCTGGCTGTTACGTTGGTCGCATGGCTCTTGGCTTCTCTCTTCATGTACCTGAGGGATCAGCTCTCTCGTCCTTGTGCTTCGTTTTGCATCGTCTCTGCTTTGTGTGGTGCATTGCTGGTGATGACTCTCTGTCTCCTCTAGCGTTTCAAGCTCCTGGATCCTGGTGTCTCGCTGTGGCTCAGGTTCGCAGGGGGGATGGCGACTGGTCTCACGGGTTCGTGGttcctcttcctgcagctgctgacgGCTCCCTCTATTCTTAATTTCAGGCTCTTGCAGTGTCTTGCCACTGGttatcagctttgttttttgcaGAAGGCATGGTCCCTTCTGCAGGTACCAGTAGCAGGCCTTAGCCACTCTGAATACCAAAAGCAGGAACTCGTTAAAATCTatttccccatccccatcccactcCAGAAACTGCAGAATCTTGTCAATCGTCTGAGGGTCATGTGGGTTCTGCAGGGAAAACACacacagggaaacaaaaaagggaTTTTAGCCTTCCTACTCCTTGTCAGAGAAATGCAAACCCAGGGGTAATGGCCATCTTTTCTCCTTGCATCTCTCAGGTTCTCTTTTATAGCTCCACATCTTCTCCGTGTCtgtgttctcctttttcctgatGGCCACAGCTAACCAGCTCTCTTTTTGGGAGACGCTGTACTCCTCCACGGGATACATTTCCTTCCACCCCTTGAAGGTAACCACACCTCCCCACCACAGTCcattctccatttttttcccatttgctcTTTACAAAATGGATAAAAAAAGAGCTGTCGCAGACAGTGCAAAAGCACACGTCTGCTGCTCACCCTCGGTAAAAGCCTCTCCATCCCTATTTGATCTGATCTTATGAATTTCCCCCTCTCCAGGACATTTTGTGATCCCGACCTCCAGTCTCAGCCTCGAGCCCTCCCCATTGCTGCAGCACTCACCACTAAGGCATCTGCAAACTCCTTCTGGATGAACTCTTTCATCCTCCTTCGACTGAGTTTGGACTGGTCTCCATCTTCCTTTGCGTGTTTGCAAAAAGTGCTAATGATGATGGAAACGCTGTCTAAGAAGTGAGACATCTTCCTGCAGATTCACGAAGCCTGCAAGAAAAGTAGCGGACCTAAGGATGGGAGCTCAGCTTGCCTCTGTGAGTGGGAACTGGGGGAAGAATCGCTGGGGCCAGCCAACGAGATGCTGGGTGCCGTGAGCTCTGTGTCCACTCCTCTGCCACGGCGAGCTCGGCTTCACCAGAGCACTGGGAAGATATTCAAATGTTTAAGGGTTTTGGTGGGATGGGGAGTGTCCTCCAGCTTGTCTGCTGATGTATTTGAATGATGTTTGATATGGGATGGCAGGATGCCCGTGTTTGTGGGTCGCAGGGAGGGGACTGGGGATGGTGACTCAAGAGACACCCCAAGAACCAGTCTCCGTGGGCTCTACCAGGCATTCAGTCGCCAGGCTCCATGCTTCTATCTCTGCTTGGTGCCGACACACAGCAGCTACTCTGGAGCATGTCAGAGGATGTCTAACACAGCGCTGGCATGGCCTGAGACAGGACCATGCTAGGGCAGAGGCAGAGTGCTCACAGAGAGGTAAAACAAGCCCTGTGGCCAGTCATCCTGTGACCAGCAGTAATGCAAATCAATTGATGAATCTTTCATTACACCATCGCATCCTTGACAACTAGATTTTGGCCAAGAGGGACCTGCCAGATCACCTAGGTCAGAGAAacttatttaattttactgcaATCTGCTGGGCAGAAAGTGCAGCTCCTGATCGAGTTTAGTGTCTGAAAACCTCGAAAGCCACCTCCGTCCGTCTCGCAGGATCCCCGAGCCTGTTACCGGGTACATCAGTGCCGGGATCTCAACTCACAGCCGGGGAagctgtgccctgcctgcctcGCTGCCCCCGTAATGAGCTCAAAGCAGGAGCAAGCGCGTGCACCTCTGTGTACAAAACTCTTCTTCTTGGCATTTCTGTAGAAAACTGATAATTTGGGCGATCTGACCATCCCGGCTGGGAGATGAGTGCAGACCAAAGTCAGGCACCAAATCTGGCTCCCCCTCTCTTTACTGTTTGAAGGAAAGCCGCCTTGCCACACCAACAAAGGAGAGCGTGCAGCTGGCCAAATGGCACCAAATAGCACTTCGTTGCAGATAAACCCGAAAGGCTCCCGGAAAATACTGAAGCAGGAATGCCATTGTCACCCAAGATGAATCCTATAGAAATAACTCATTTTTGCCCAGCAAAGTATGCATTTCAGAAGGAATGACTTACCCAAATCACCAACGGGATCAAGTGGGATTCCTGTGAAGCCGTGCGGAGTGATCGGAGGACCCGGGTGCTTTTATAGGGTCCCCGATGGAGGAGCAGAAAGGAGCCACCCTTTGTGGACGTTGTCCTGATTCATCTTTGGCCAAGCCCAGCTGCACCTTCATGTCCTCAAACGGGTTATTTAACTTATCATCCCCTTACCTATCATTTTAACCCAGAAATAGCAGTTGCCATGTGGCAATTCAGGCATCAGCTGGTTCCACCTAATCCGGACTGTAAAGTTATTTTACAGGTGATcgtatttcagattttttttaaaaatctataatAGCTTTGaagcatatatatgtattaatggGAGGGTGTATTTTTTATGAATGCCCGTCTTTATAGGTATGCATTTATGTATGTATGATACACACCCATAAAAATAGTACTGGACCTGGAGGACGTCGATAGAAGTGCTGACGTTCGCAGAGTTGTAAGCaccctggggacagaggggatCTGCATGGCTCTCCAGCTTGGTGCTGCACCACCAGAGGTGATTTgtgcttcctttttccttgtgctttggCTTTGGGGCTGGTTTTTGCTCATAGAGAAAGGACAGATGAAGACCCAACCATTCTGAACGTGTTGAAATGCAGGTGCACAGCAGAGAGATCCCCAAATCCTCCAGGAGATCTAGGCTTTTGTGGTGTCCTTGTAgcacacactgaaaaatatcctttttttttgataacttCTTATTAAGGAgccttttcattgtattatcCAGGTTTTTGGtgaaactaacaaaaaaaaaaccaacaaatcGAAACATTTGTAAATGGTAAagtttgcaaaatatatatatatatatttacaagaaaatgCCTATTAAATAAGCAACGATTTTCATTGagaaaaatcataataaaaccttttttacGTTAACCATCTTCTGTGaatgacttttattttcactttacttgatctttaattaaaaatgaaagcagaaaccTTTTGGCTGGGAGGTCAATTCATGTTGAAGCTTCATCTGGTTGCTCTAGGCAGCTTTTCCTGTAATTACCTCtacaatcctttttttttttttttaaatattttaagtgtaaaTTAATTAGAGACCAacagattctttttttcattctgaactCTCCCCATGCAGGGAGCAAATAAGGGAGACATCAGCCGTGCCACCTCGGCCCCTGCGTTTGGTTttggagctgggctgctgcctTGACAAGCGTGCTGGAGACATTGCGGAGAGCCTCCGGAGCATGAACCTGTCACGCAGCCTTGGGTGAGTTGCTGATCTGGCCCATCTGTAAGGTAAGATCATACTGGGTGTAGGAGCCTAATTAATTAGTGCTGGTAACAGCTTGGGGATACTCATATAAGTGCGCACAGAGGATTGTTACTAACCATACTTcatttttgagctttttttcaAGATTAAATTATACTTGTGTAAATTATACCCCACCTGTGGGATAATGATAGCCTTGGGAAACTGTAATTTTATGGTAGATTGGagttattattaaaattagaGCATTACAGTGCGGCTGGAACTTGTACGCACGGTGTCCTATAACAGTTTGCAATCCCCTGCGGGCTCTGGGGACATCAGGAGGCACTGGGCAGATTTCAGGAGAGGTACAtcagggcagcaccagcaccccagGGCTCTAAGGGCTTGGCTTTCCTCTAGGACGCTCTCAAAAGCAGGGACTCGAGTTGGTCAAAGTTGTTACCCAACAGGGTGGGCTCTTGCTTCCTACCCTTCCTTCTGCACCCATCCCTGTCGACATTTCTATAGGGTGGCCAAACCCCTGTTGCATTTAATCAAGGTGGAACCGGGCTCCCCACGAGACATATAAAAGACCTTTTCTGTTCTGACACCTCCCAGCCTTGCAGGTATCTTAAACAGGTATTTGTGTCAGTGGGATAATTTTCGTTGGGCTGTAATGTTCTCCttaaaatgaaccaaaaaaataaataaatccacccCAACTTCAAATACAACACTCCTGATGGCAAAAGTAGTGATATTCAGAATAGAGCATATAATTAGCCCGTCACTAACAGGGCTCAGTGCCTCCTGAACTGGGAGGTCAGTGTTTTATTGAAGCtgcaaaaggcagcagctgatggAAGGGCAGACAGGCAGGGGGCTGGCTGCGTCTGGTGGCTTTAGACCCTCACCTGGAGCTAAGAAGTAGCAAAGAGCTATTTGACAATCCTCCAGCTGAGATCTGTTTtgtaaggaaaatgttttgtaaggaaaatattttgtaaggaaaatgttttaattttttccttttttttttttttctggaaaatgaagtgTGTCAAGGAATGAATCAGACGGATTGGGAGTCTTGAAGGATAGGTGATGAAATTTAAGTCTTGACTGTCTCATTTCGTTTTGACAATGTCCACAGCTGTCATTAAGGTAGGTCAGAACCTGTTTTTGCTAAGGTGTTTTATCAGCGGTAGAGCAGACTGGTGTATTTTGTGTCTAACGCATTTAACTTTGACATCAGCACTTTTAGGCCAAATCGTTTTTGCAACGTGTGTTCTAGGGATCATTTTGAAACGCTGGTTTTTCAGTTCTGATTCAGCGTGCAGCAAATTGTGAAACTCTGGGGTGTCCCAGAGGAGTGACGTTTGATTTCCTCGTGAGGTCTCTGTGTGCTGCTTGTCACCAGCCACAGAGCAGGAGGTGCGGGTGCATTTATCGTCTGCTGATTTGGCTGATAGGTCACAAGTG
This portion of the Oxyura jamaicensis isolate SHBP4307 breed ruddy duck chromosome 25, BPBGC_Ojam_1.0, whole genome shotgun sequence genome encodes:
- the LOC118178166 gene encoding repetin-like, whose translation is MSHFLDSVSIIISTFCKHAKEDGDQSKLSRRRMKEFIQKEFADALVNPHDPQTIDKILQFLEWDGDGEIDFNEFLLLVFRVAKACYWYLQKGPCLLQKTKLITSGKTLQEPEIKNRGSRQQLQEEEPRTRETSRHPPCEPEPQRDTRIQELETLEETESHHQQCTTQSRDDAKRSTRTRELIPQVHEERSQEPCDQRNSQRRRQPPEQDRLEDLQHRKCGSSKTSGVATSHVSQHYQHMIKETISHNTNKQWQMEEEVVGHMNQKKQIGEVTTDQKKRNKMRLNTEKIRETNIRYRSVKKKMMQRETISQRDAQKKCMKQNVVCNKMMNKIEGEAAKP